In Leopardus geoffroyi isolate Oge1 chromosome D1, O.geoffroyi_Oge1_pat1.0, whole genome shotgun sequence, the genomic stretch tagcaaacagcgagcaaaacagacttctcagcaattgtatttcttatcaaagatccataataagcagaaaagagaacctagctttaaactaaggtagggctgtcatttggattgttcctttcagcaTATTCTTAGAGGATCAGGTACACTGAACCGAACAGGATAATAAAAGACGATGTTGTTTATGTTAGGCCATCtgacaaaaacagaaggaagaaaacacataaaaccCTCAAATCTAGGAACTATAGAAAAACCAAAGGAACAAGAGCGGCATCTTACAGGTTTTAGCCTAAGGGTCATGCTTCTGTACTGCCTTGtggccagattttttttcttgatcctGTACCCCCTAAGGAAGGTCTGCCTGCTACTTTACTCCCAACATTTATTTGTAACTATCACAAACATACCAAGAAGCTTCtggcttctggttttgtttttcagtatattACAGTAAGTAGCCAAAATGTAGTCACGTTAACATTGTTAGTTGGAGGGGGCCCTGATcatttgaaatgtttaatttcaaaCAAGATAACTtgttttaagaagaataaaacgTCATCCAACAGATCATCCAACCAGATATAAGagaataacttttctttttttttttaaagttttatttatttattgagagagagagagagagagagagagagcatgcataagcgggggaggggcagggagagaagaagagagaggaccccaatcagcctccatgctgtcagggcagagcccaaagtggagttcaatctcacaaccgtgagatcatgacgtgagccaaaaccaagagtcagacacttaaccgactgagccacccaggtgccccattagttttctttttttgaggaccTCTCAATCTATGTATGTGACATCATATTTTTATGATTGGTTTCTGTAACCAAGAGCTTGATTAGAACTGCAATATCTATAGAATCACAGGAATGGGCATGTGTAACTGTCTAccttgggaaagagaaggagggtcAGGGCCATCACGAAGGAGGTAATTTTGTGCTGTGCTCTCTAGAAAAAGATTAACGAGACGGACAAAGACCATGGAATAAGCAAGAAAATTGTGTTTTTGATACGCCATGTCTGAAACAAAGAATAAGGGAAGGTAAAATGATAAGACTTGGGTTCAATTTCTTATCAAAAACTCTAAGCTGTGATGAAAGCACAATTATTTTTTAGACTCTTTTAGGTGTATACTTTTCTATTACAATGATAATCAGTCTTTCTGTGACAAAGTGATATACTAGGGTCACACTTAGTATACTTTACCCAGTCCCAACCAGTTTAAAATACTTTCTGCTTACATATCAGTAGTCACCATAAAGAAAATCCAGTTCTATTGGGGAGATATCCCAATTAAGAAAATCCTTGTCAAACCAACTGAAAGCTTTAAACTTGTCCCATGAAAGTGCAGCCAGCAGTAAAATAGATATGTGTGGTTATTTGCTAAGGCATCAGGGAAAGCCAACCTATGTTGCCCTAGCTGTTTAAGCCTAAACTGCTTACCCATTCAGAGATCAAACAATATGACACTTTATGGACAGGAATTATAAGGAATAGCTCTTTCCTAGCTTTTGTTCTATGAATCCTTGATCCACCCCTCTCCTTATATTTACCTTGTGGTTTGTTCCCATTATTCCCTCAGTGATCTAGATTACTTGTCCAGGTTAGAAATGCTCGACTTTGGCACCTCTATCAGGATTAAGTTCTGATATTTTTTCCAGTTCCCTGGGGATAAAAAGCAGTCTCTAAGCCCTCTTCGAGTCCTCTGGACAAATTCTGGCTCAGCCTACCCCTTATCACTTGTCCTCTGGCAGTTACATAAATCACCATTCAATCATGGAGCTatcaagtaggaaaaaaagaaccattcCTTATGCTATCCAGTCTTTCTCTATCTCATTTACTTTTATACTGGGTTTTATGTCTCTGAACAAGGAGTTGTATTGTGACAGCTGATTAGTTTCAAGCATAAAGGCTCTGTGGAGTTAGTGGGATTCATATAGAGGTTTAACCATATTCCCCAGGATGTCGAGACATTCGGCCCAACTCTACTatcaaaaacagcaacaacaaaactcatGACAGAATGAAGTGGAACCAGGATGAATGGAGGTGGATTTAGTCATTTCTACATTCCTTCAGAGTTCTAAAATCTCGCACTTTGTTGATTCTAAGTACAGAAGAAtaggttgttttaaaatttttacctaaGGAAGCTTTGACGTCCTTAGTTCTCAGACTCTAGATGAGAGGATTTAACGTGGGAATGATCACTGTATAAAACACAGATACCACTTTGTCTTGGTCCCTTGGGTAGCAGGAGCTGGAGCACAGATACGTGAACAGAATAGTGCCAGAGAAAATGGTGATCACCATCAAGCGGGAAGTGCAGGTGGAGAAAGCCTTGTGCCTCAGAATGGAGGCACCAGAATGGATCCTCAAGGTGGCAATGAGGATGTACAGATAAGAACTGAGAATAATCAGGAGGCAGCTCAGTTCATTAAAACTGGcaaaagcggggcgcctgggtggggcagtcggttaagcgtccgacttcagccaggtcaagatctcgcggtccgtgagttcgagccctgcgtcgggctctgggctgatggctcagagcctggagcctgtttccgattctgtgtctccctctctctctgcccctcccccgttcatgctctgtctctctctgtcccaaaaaaaataaataaacgttgaaaaaaaaaaattttttaaactggcaaaagcaaaaatgacaacTTCATTGACACGTGTATCAGAACAAGAGAGTTTCAGGAGGGGTGGAGTGTCACAGAAAAAGTGGTTGATGACATTCAAGTGGCAAAAAGACAGCTGAAAGGTGAAGCCTGTGTGAATGGCAGCCTTCAGAAAGCCTGCAAGATATGCGGCCAATACTAGAAGGACATTAAGACGCAGGGACATGGTGACTGTGTAAAGAAGAGGCTTGCAGATGACAACGTaacggtcataggccatcacagCCAACAGAAAGCCCTCAATTCCAGCAAAGGAACCAAAAAAGAAGAACTGTGTGGCACATGCACTAAATGAAATGACTGGGTTCTCCACCCAAAAATTCATTAGCATATTAGGGGCAATGACAGAAGAATAACAGAAGTCAACAAGGGATAAATTACCGAAGAAAAAGCACATTGGGGTATGGAGATGTGAGTCACCCTTAATTAATAGGATCATGCCAAGATTTCCAAACACAGTTATCATATAGATGACTAGAATCACCATAAAAAGAAGAAGCTGTAGTTCTGGATGAGCCCTGAATCCCATGAGAATAAATTCAGCCACTGTTGTGTGGTTGCTCATATCTTTGTCTCAGAATGGATGATTCGTTTGCTAAGATAAGAAAGAAACCGAGAAAATAAattgcacaaagaaaaaaaataccaggaaaataaaatagttcattCTCTGCTATAATTAAGATTAGTTCTTAAATGCCCAGAAGACCTGTGTATTAAACCTCTTTATTTGCTTATTGCAGTGAAGAAAACTTCCTTAAGTAAACTCAGtaacctattttctttttaaaagtaaagtgtgtgtgtgtgtgtgtgtgtgtgtgtgtgtgtgtgaagtcttTGAAGACTGACCCTATTTATACATATCCTACGCTAACTTCcaacttttctctcctccccccttgcTCCTACTGCCTTCACTTCCTACGATCAAATTCCTTTGGATTGGCCTTGGCAATTAGACATACGATACAGTTGAATATCCTTGCTGTGTGCAAGACtgcatttcctgttttctctgaAGCCCATTCCGATTGGGCTTGCACCCTATCACTCCACAGAAACACTTCTTGCCAAAGGCGTCAGGGATGTTTACATTGTCAAACCCCATGGTCAATTCTCATTCCTCATCTTTTTGATCTATCAATAACATTTGAGGGAGCTGATTTCTTCCTACTCCTCAGAAGACTTTTTTCTCTCATCTGCTAGGACACCAGACTCTGGGTTTTCCTCCTACCAAATGGATTGTTCCTTCTCAGTGtctgccctttcctcctctcctttcttagtCTTAAGGTTGGAGGAGCTCAGTcctcaatctttctctctttccaatttACACTCTATACCATGCTGATTATTCAATTTTGCCAGTGTAATTACCTTCTAGACACTTAAAACTCCTGAATTTGTATCTCCAGCCCTGACCTCTTTTCCAAACTCCAGACTTGTAGTTCAACTGCTTGCTTACATCTCCACATTAATATCAAAGAGCAGCTCAACATAACCCAAAGCTGAATTTCTCAGGCCCTTCCCTAAGTTGCTCCAAACATAGCATTCCTTATCTTAAATTAATGGCAACTCTATACTTTCATTTGCTCAGATGcaattaaataaatactgaagaaattgatctcttctctctctcacacgcTATATAACCAGTCCATCAGATAATTATGTTGGgtctaccttcaaaatatttgtattaactACCTCCTACCACCTGCATTCCTATCAAGACCTCAGCCAACATTATCTTTCACCTGGATTATTACAACAGTCTTTTAACAGGTCTATCTCTATATTCACACGAAATCCCACCCTATAAAATAACCAATTGAAAAATTTTGTAAAGCTCTACTTTAtgcctatatgtatatatatacaagcaTAATATGGCATTCTTgctacaaaaattaattttctctgttttacaCATACACAAGTATGTATACACAtggatatacatgtatatatacatccatatatgtatgtgtctgtatatacTGAAAATTCTATAAAATTCTGATTTGTTATTAGTGATCCTAAATCCCTGtcttctaaaaacaaaatccagggggcacctgggtggctcagtcggttaagtgtccaactttggctcaggttatgctctcatggtttgtgagtttgagccccacaatggggtctgtgctcatagctcagagcctggaggctgcttcagattctgtccctgtctctctctttctctctctctctctctcgcccctcccctgcttgttctttctctctctctctctcaaaaataaataaacattaaaaacattaacaggggctcctgggtggctcagtcggttgaacattcgacttcggctcaggtcatgatctcgcagtttgtgagttcgagccccgcgttgggctctgtgctgaccactcagagcctggagcctgctttggattctgtgtctccctctctctctgcccctcccctgctcatgctctgtctctctctgtctcaaaaataaataaaacattaaaaaaaaagtaaaaacattaacaaagaggggcgcctgggtggcgcagtcggttaagcgtccgacttcagccaggtcacgatcttgcggtccgtgagttcgagccccgcgtcgggctctgggctgatggctcagagcctggagcctgtttctgattctgtgtctccctctctctctgcccctcccctgttcatgctctgtctctctctgtcccaaaaataaataaacgttgaaaaaaaaattaaaaaaaaaaaaaaaacattaacaaagaaataaatcgaaataaaaacaaaatccaaattaaTTTAGTTGAAACATTAAGTTTAATGTTTCAGACATATCATAATTGAGATGGTTaattatttgaatgttttttGAGTTGTCTCAGAACCTTTCGATATCTGAACACTTTCAGATAAATTAAACCGTCTTACCTTTGGCCTTAAGAGATCTTCACTAGAAgtaattgtttttacttttagttttgttttcttgctttgggAAGAATACCAGTTTTCTGTCTCACAATGTGAAATTTGTAGCTGGGATGAAAATGCAAGTGGTGGAAGAGATCCAGCTATGACAGAATTAAGACACGGTTAATTCAAAGAAGAGTAGAAAATGCTGCTTTTGAATCTGAAAGCAGACGGTCCACCTTATCAAGTCTGTGATGATTCTCTTGAGAGTTAGTCTCTGCAAAACACTAAAAATCGAAAGCCTGAAAGGTGCCAATCCAAAATTAAGACACACATTTGCTCTTCACTGAGGTAATTAAACTACTTTCTCCCCAGTGAACAACTTCTACCCTGGAGAGTAACTTAGGCACGTAGAGAAGTACAGGAGCTATTGCATGGTCCTGAGACTCCATGGAGCATAACGCTAAATTAAACGATACGAAATGGACCAGATCCAGCCTCCACACTTCAGAATTCCACTTAAAATGGGATCGCTCTTCATTTCTACTAGAATATGGCTCTCTCGGCgcattgattaattaattaattaaacaaatatctACCAGTATCCTTGGTACTGAGAGAGTAGCCAGTAAAACCTATCTTGTTCAACCCTTCATGCAGCTTGCAGTCTGGAGTCGGGGTGTGGACAGTTAGCACAGGGTGATCAGAAAAAGTGAAGTCCAAAGACACTTGGTGAACTACCGGGCTTGTTTGATCAATCACTTCTTCTCAAACACCTTCCTCATTGcatgtcttttcctcctttcatttGTTCATACTGGTCCACACATATGTGTCTCCTGCTATTCCTTTGGCAAACCGAGGAGAATTTTGCCTCGGGGCCTTTATACTTACTGTAAGTATACCTGAAATGCTTTTCCACAGACATTCAGATGATATTACCTTTATTCAAGCCTTGATCAAATGTTATTTCCACAAAGAACTCTTCTCTGACACCACCATTCCCTACTCTAATACCTGGTTTACTATTCTTCAAAATACCACTCATACCCATGTCAAACacgtgcacatgtacacacacacagacacacacacacacacacctatgccCACATACATGCACATTTGGCATAGAAAATAAAGTCTTCCTCACTGGAATATAAGTTTGGGAAGATTAGAACCTTTAATTTTTTACCTGCTATATCTCCAGTACGTGTTACATGGTAGTTTTTCCATTAATAGCTTTTTGactgttttattgaagtatacatGTGCCCAGACGCaacaaattatatacattaaatgtgGGCAGAGTTTtgtatgaataatttttaatggatTATGTCTCAAGATATAAAGGGTGTGTATTTCCTTATTCTAAGCACAAACTATGGACAAGTAGCAGGAAACACAATTTATACCTTAATGTGGAAAAGGATATTTTAAGCTCAAAGATACATAGGTGTGAAGCTAAGATATAGACCCTCCTAGTAGTACAAAAGTTGTAATCTCCTGAAATACCAAGTAAACATAAGACAGAAGAACAATGTTTAGAGACAGTAATGTGAAGCTCTTATGTGTCCTTGACAAGACTGGGTTCAATGGAGAGGCAATACAGAAATACAACTGGAACATGCAGTGGGATTTGACAAAGTAGAGACGAGGGGTACAGCtagttattttgaaaacattcattGTAAAGAGAGCAGAGAAATAAGTTGGTGACTGGATAAGACTTTCAGCCAAAGAAGTTATTAAGAAGGGTGATACTAGAAGATGCTTATAAACAAATGAGAACATTCCAGTAGAGTGTTTTGAAGTAAAGTTTACGGAAAGCTCCAAATGTGTGCCGGAACTGGGTTTAGGGACAAGCAAGGGA encodes the following:
- the LOC123602694 gene encoding olfactory receptor 1020-like; the protein is MGFRAHPELQLLLFMVILVIYMITVFGNLGMILLIKGDSHLHTPMCFFFGNLSLVDFCYSSVIAPNMLMNFWVENPVISFSACATQFFFFGSFAGIEGFLLAVMAYDRYVVICKPLLYTVTMSLRLNVLLVLAAYLAGFLKAAIHTGFTFQLSFCHLNVINHFFCDTPPLLKLSCSDTRVNEVVIFAFASLKNFFFSTCLLIILSSYLYILIATLRIHSGASILRHKAFSTCTSRLMVITIFSGTILFTYLCSSSCYPRDQDKVVSVFYTVIIPTLNPLI